TATGCCTAAtgtttttttcacttcaattttagaaggattttaaatatacatgaatTAAAAACGTTTGTATACACAACACTCTGCATATCATTTTAAGGCTGTTTCCCGCAGTTAACATGcatctttaaaaagatttttaacatttagagACAGTATCATCttctctttctttaaaaagaataaacagttttgaatttttttcaatatggcGTCTGTAGTTGATAGATTACTGTCCTGGAAGAGTAGGAATAGCTCATCCCAAGCACTTTGAACAATACTGTTATTAAATCCATCAGAATCAAATTTCCACGGCAGCAAGTCAATGACATCAACTGCCTCTGGCACGTCTTCAAAGACTCGAACGAAGGCTCTGCTCTCTTCTGAGTTGGAACATTTAATTAACCTTTCGTAACACATTCGAAGTCTTTTGTAGAAAACGTGGGTATTTGCACTATTGTATTCGGTTATCTCGTTCATAAACTCAAGCACTTCATCGTTGTCTATAACAGATAGGTAGTCCTTTTCAAGCAAATGCTCATGAAATTCGGTGATGGCAATGCGCGCTTCTTGAAACTGAGAGCTGCATTGTACGCCGTATATGTAAACATCGGATGAAGAATTCATGTCTcgcagaaaaatttctttaatttcaaactcTTTAGCATTCACATCTTCCTTACAGTCAGTTCTGTTTATAAAAGTAGAAAGAATCCCGCCAAAAGCGTCAGCTACCTTGGCTCCCACAGAAGCAACTGGGTGAGGTATAAGTTTGGTCACGGTTGCGGCAATTTTAATTGCCGCAATCACATGCTTCATGGTATTATTTTTCTGGGGAGACTGGATTATTATAGTCACTATTTGTTCCAACAAACCTATAGTCTGTTTTCTGAAATCCATCCACTGattgtaaaaagatttaaacGTATCAAAATCTCTTTCACAGAATACTATCAGATCAGCTATTTCTTTCCCATTACGTattattgaagattttaaatgttttcttgtgTTGTTTTTCAGTATGGCTGATGAATTTTTAAGTGGAGAAGTGATTTTGGATGCAGtttctttgttatttaatgttatatcaCTTTGTACATCATTctccaaaatttcattttctacatCGGTGTTATTCAAGTTAGGATTTAATTCAACATTTTCTTGTAGATCTTCAATCATAGAACCATACGATTTTGTATCGGAAATTTCAGTTCTTTTGCTACGAGGATTCGGGGAGCcattgtttttgaatttcatgTGTTCAGAATATTGACCGATGACGATCTTTCTTTTAGAAAGACGGTGATGTTGAGGATGATATATTATGAAAGGCTTCATATTACGTTTCTCATTGTTTTCAGTGTCAAATACTTTCTGGCGATGATCATCTCTGAATATTGAAGTTTCATTCTGTGAATAATGATCTAGTTTGTCAAAATCagatttctttaattcattagTTGACGATTGTCCTTTGAATTGTGCTGTAGATTCATATCTTACAGGATcatattttgaactatataatTTGGCAGGCCTCACATTGTGTTCCTCATCATTGTCCTCAATGTCAAAACCTTTCTGGCAATGATCACTTTTGAATGTTGAAGTTTCATTCTGTGAATTATTACCTAGTttgttaaaattagatttctgtAATTCATTAGTTGAAGATTGGCCCCTGAGTTGGGCTGCAGATTCATATCTTATTGGATCATGTTTTGAATTATATGCATTGGCAGGtctcatattatatttttcatcatcGTCCTCAAAGTCAAAAACTTTCTGGccctgattatttttaaatgacgaaattttattttctgaaatattatctACTTCATCAGAATTAGATTTCCTTATTTTATCAGTGGAAGATTGCTCGGTAAAATGTGCTTCATATATTAAAGTAtcatattttgcataatatatttTGGCAGGCTTCACGTTATGCTTCCCATCATTGTTATCAATGTCCcattttttttgtccatgactATTTTTGAATgtagaaaattgattttctgaaacaCCTTCCAGTTTgtcaaaattagatttctttaatttattaattaaaaattgactgTTATGTTGTGCTGTAGATTCATATTTAAAAGGGTAGTTTGGAGAGTTTTCTTTAGAAAGTTTTCGAAGTTTCTCATTATTGCATTCAAGATC
Above is a window of Parasteatoda tepidariorum isolate YZ-2023 chromosome 5, CAS_Ptep_4.0, whole genome shotgun sequence DNA encoding:
- the LOC139425646 gene encoding putative uncharacterized protein DDB_G0287457, with product MVNINSQTGLGYTKNLIAYFNRLEKDNSKNDPNQSQLTGTNNNNFKNKTQYVNESQLINQETSGTFNTKPKNYISKNISNQDSENDLSYDYNLEKISPKMRKKNSIELSNSPNESALTVSDISETTAAYILNKDKSIKEILQTKTIEPRVSEYPETIKGTDCSETIMWDDQETTTGTKQKSEIYWASNLQKNFSRNCEKRNSGRKNSREKIKTTRNLTSNMFTSKSNAEEIYEDPSSKCTFSKYSPNEPRKVATHTYETSPAEVINSRKVKYVRGEKVESSCEKVYKNPKTNIVWNDNINDFGDINDKEVTMSYDTRDKTYFQNVSVPHYQGMGKKLFDTDMTTGYGEPRSHERDSFRFKNRNKEKHETKHYYCNDQEKLSNSKASQGKKVTFRDNLTEQCSGQSLTDKLEIPNIDQLDNILQNETAFKSNHSLNIFDLECNNEKLRKLSKENSPNYPFKYESTAQHNSQFLINKLKKSNFDKLEGVSENQFSTFKNSHGQKKWDIDNNDGKHNVKPAKIYYAKYDTLIYEAHFTEQSSTDKIRKSNSDEVDNISENKISSFKNNQGQKVFDFEDDDEKYNMRPANAYNSKHDPIRYESAAQLRGQSSTNELQKSNFNKLGNNSQNETSTFKSDHCQKGFDIEDNDEEHNVRPAKLYSSKYDPVRYESTAQFKGQSSTNELKKSDFDKLDHYSQNETSIFRDDHRQKVFDTENNEKRNMKPFIIYHPQHHRLSKRKIVIGQYSEHMKFKNNGSPNPRSKRTEISDTKSYGSMIEDLQENVELNPNLNNTDVENEILENDVQSDITLNNKETASKITSPLKNSSAILKNNTRKHLKSSIIRNGKEIADLIVFCERDFDTFKSFYNQWMDFRKQTIGLLEQIVTIIIQSPQKNNTMKHVIAAIKIAATVTKLIPHPVASVGAKVADAFGGILSTFINRTDCKEDVNAKEFEIKEIFLRDMNSSSDVYIYGVQCSSQFQEARIAITEFHEHLLEKDYLSVIDNDEVLEFMNEITEYNSANTHVFYKRLRMCYERLIKCSNSEESRAFVRVFEDVPEAVDVIDLLPWKFDSDGFNNSIVQSAWDELFLLFQDSNLSTTDAILKKIQNCLFFLKKEKMILSLNVKNLFKDAC